The genome window ATAGTCAGCGCAGATTTGTAGCGAGAGAATTCAAGGTCCAACTTGGAAAGTTTCAGGAGAGATTCTCGAAATTCAGTCACTATCTGTGTGTCATCAAATCCTTCAGTAGCCGCCAGTCTTTCTTCAAACTTCAAATCaatcgaattgaaaattgccaaatctGCGAACATTTGCCCATAAGCGGATAGATTCGAGTTCTTCTTAACTGCAATCGACTTTTCCCAAGAATTCACATCGAAAAGgaacatttcaatttgttgAGTTGTCTCCTCGAAATCTCCGAATTGACTTTCAAAGTGTATCTTCTGATTAGGAGTACCTGAACTTTTGACGTTCTTTTGAGCGGCTTCTCcgtttttcacaaaagtttcaaaatctgCTCCGCTGCTAGCCTTTTTGATAGAAATCAGAGCACCAACAGCATCACCAAATGGTTTCGAGAGATCTTgcaaaactttcaactttttgagttCGCTTATTTCTGAGCTGGAATCGTTTTTGTAGGCTTCAGCCATTTTTCGAAGCGGTCCAAGAAGCGGCAACGACTTTGACACAGCAGATGACACATCATTGAAGTTGTTTGCAAAAGCTTTATCCGACGTCAATTTTCTTAGAATCTTGGCTGATCTTGCAGTTGAAGCAATTTTATCCATGTCTGTGGTGTTATCTTTGAAACAATCAAGATGATCTATCAAAGTTTGAATGCTTGCTTTTCGGAAATTCATCAATCCTTGAGCTCCGTCGGCATGCTCCTGGAGACTTCCAGAGTCCTGGATCAACTTAAACTTCTGAGTTAAAGGAAGCAACAATCTGCCCATTATTTTAATGTCGGATGAATTAGTAGAATTAgagtatttttggaaatccTTGCTGTTGACAACACTTGAAATTGACTCCAATGCTTTTACTTGTTTCAAGAGCAATAGTGCATGAACAGCtccattttttaagtttgttgCCAATTGTGCATTAAAAGATTCTGATGGACACGTCTTCAAGGTGGTTAAACTTGTTTCAATGCCATTTTGAGGCAATAAGTTTCCAAGATGTTGTTGAAGTTCAGTGACTTGTCTCATCGTGTAAAAATGACTTTCTGTGGTGACTGGTTTCCATAGATCATCcagttttttcatttcagaagcATGCTTAGTCAACGTTCTAACGCCACTCAACGGAAACGACGGCTTGAGTAGCCTCTCCAGCCACTGATCTTTAGAATCACTAGTGAGCATTCCAATATCCGAAATTCCGTTTGCAAATCCTGCAGTGACATTCCGAATTATCTGCGAATAGGGGGACCCAACCACTTCTTTCatcacaaaaatattcaatttgtcGGCATAAAGTGATATGTTATTTACAGCTTCAGCGTTTTCTGTGAATTTAGGTTTTGGCGGCGGGTACCACAACGCACCTGCGCCTAGATACAATTCCATAATATCTGCGAACGGTTTAATCGGCttccatttttcaagtaaCTCAATAATAGGTTTCATTGTGTTTAGAAACGCAAGTTTCTTGACAGAGGAAGATAAGTCGGCTAGCTGTTTCTTAACATCAGAAACTGTCGAACTTTCTGAAACCATCATATCCAATGTGCTCTTCAAATCAAATGATTTCAATCCAGATATATCCCAGGACCCAATAGTTAACAGAGAATGTAACGTATCATTTGCCGGTATATTGCTTAAGcttccaatatttttccatGCCATCTTCACTTCGGACATATCAAGTATTGCCTGCTCAACTTTCAATGTATCCGGATGTGAGTCAATTACAGCGCTCCCTAAGCTTTCCATGAACTTATCTACAGACGTCTTGTTGAACTTCTCCAGTTGTTGAAGACTGGCAGTGTCAATGTTCAGGAGTTCCGCAATGACTGGATCGGCGGGGATGGAGCCATCGGAGAATCCATTGATTATTGCAATGGCTGTGATGAGACGAGCAACAGCAGGTAGTTTTTTGAACAGAGTTGCGGGGTCTTCATCTGGAAAGTTAATTGTTCTTTAGGGTTGATTGGCGGTGTGCGAATAACGCGTCCTAAGGCACAATGGGGCTTTGCGATCGTGGACCAGACACGATGCGTGTATCAAGAAAATAACTCATAATTCCCACATTGCGAGCAGGGATGGGCGGCTGATCGGAACAAATGTAAACTTTGCCGGCTAAATTcgccgaattcgccgaaaattagccgaaaattCTGTCGAAAATTGGCTGAATTCGCCGAATTCGCTAAATTTGGCGAAAAGGTCGGTTTGCCGCCCATCCCTTGTCGCAATTTCCGATCGTTTGCTAGCAAGCGTACCACAAGAGCGCAACTTTCCAGCCCGACTCCCGCCGCCGTCGGGCTGGTtctattgagaaattttttggttgaaaatttcctaacCGGCCAAAATTGGGATTGTTCggtagagcgcgtttgcactcATCTAGCTGCTGTACCACCGTGCCGCTCACACACCATCGCATTTTTCTCTTGCACACAAGCTATAGTGCGCGCGACCCGGGAAACGTCAGCCGCAGTACTCATAATGTGATGTGGCGGGCGCGCGGAGTGTGCGGCAGAGGTGAGTCGCAATGTCAATGTTGCGCGGTTCCTGTGATGGGCAGATGCGctcaaacaaaacaaaaaacgttttaaactCACTATTGTGTGAGCTTACAGCTCTCGCAAACTGACGACGACTTGAATGATCCAGCGATTCGACGTTGTTTACattaaaattatctgaaattgaattattttcgcAATGAACAACACTGAGTGACTTACCACATTCCACGAAAGTTGTGACAATTCCGAAAATCGCAATCTTCAGCAGAATTATCATGCtgataattgattttattctCATACCAGCGATGACCGTTTGAAGAGAACGTAATAATTTGATCGATTTTTGgacaaaacaacaaaaaaaacaagttaatGTCATCATTTATAGGGTTATGTGGAAGTTCAcgtggaaatttaattttggaatcaaattgaaattgtttaaaaaaacaaacaaatacgtgttttttgacgttttttgtTAGATTATAAAAGTCCCAttagataaaaattcaaagtcatcctttttcaattctcaCTTGTATGCAGTAATTGATGGGACATGTTTTCGTTTACAACTATTTTCAAGAGCgtatgtctttttttttaattttcaggaaatttttattaaatatatCAGCacttaactgaaaaattccagatttcccTCTATTTCGgaccattttttttgctgatcgTCTCGATTGCCCAGTGTCAGTCAAAAAAGAAGTTTAGAGACGATGAAAGAGTGAGTTTCTTGGACCAAAGAAAACCTAATAAAATGGCTTGTTGCAGGCCGATCTAGTCCCCCAAAATGCGCCAGTTTGCCCAAACCCTATTAAGAAATCGTCCACGCAGACTTGCCCGACTGCacagtaagttttaaaattgcgCGATTCActagaaaatgtatttttaggACCCCGCCGGCAAAAACTCCAATTGAAAGGAGCAGACATGAAGCTGAAGACACTCTTGCGTATGTTTGTAGAATTGGCCACTGatattgattaaaattttcagaaatgtgaaATCGTTGCCACCAGAGGAGTCGGACGATGCTGATGAGCCAAAAATGGCAaagaaaaagtaattgaaCTTGTTTTTATGTAAATGAAGCAGCAGTGGTAGAAGATTTTCTGTTAAAGTGTTCTAGGCTACTGTAGCCCCACAAATACGCAAAGTCCAGAtattacgacaaaatgcaaaattattaAGAACTTGGATTGCTGTAGGTCCGGAAGAACGCAAACCGCAAGAAATGCACCAGGGCTGGGCCGGCAaccaagttgccggttgccgaaaaaaaacgaccacacttttttccagatcgcccaaaaatataatttcaacaaaaaaacttagaaacctggttgccggttgccgaaaagttgccggTTACCGAAAATctcggttgccgcacagcccttcTATTCACCAGATCTAAGGACAAAATGGGCAGTTATTCGAAATTGGCCAAAgaaatgtaaaatttgaaaaaattcgtttttcgattgtccacttttctaaataaaaaaatcgatgaaaatcaaaaatcaagtaACCATTCCGGCAACTTGGTTGGTTGACAGTTTTTGATCGGACTAACTACTGCAAAGTTATCCCCGCGTGAACCATCACTGGTAGCAAAAAGATCtcaaccaggggtgtgcggcaaatggaaaaaattgccgagctcggcaaatcggcaattgctggtttttcaaaatttgccgagctcggcaaattcggcaaatctcttttttcaatatttgcagagcacggcaaattcggcaaattcggcaaatttgccgtgcttgacaaactcggaaaaatttgatattttttatgttttttggagcaccaaaactactgaattcttaacacacatctggtttctgaataacttccgcgtagtatgtctgtttaagcatcaaaatagctcaattttgtgtcgttttactaaatttttggctaaaaaatcaatagttttagtcaaaattgtactgtcaaatttttgacgtgtgcggcaaatttcgaaatttgccgagcacggcaaattcggcaaatcggcaaatttgccgagctcggcaagtcggcaattttcggaaaatcggcaaatttgccgcacacccctggtttagaatcttcaatttctttaCAAAATACATGAAATTGCCATTAATACGTAAACCAAAGTAACTTACACTATGGTTTAGATGAAAATAGTTCCACTTTGAAGAACTCCTTAGGTTTGTCAGCCAAAGCAGTACTCAACTAATTGTGCCGACACTAAACCAATTGAGGAAGGGTGGATACCTCTATTACctcatactttttcaaaattccttcaGATCTAGAAGTTGTTCAAGATGTATATTATAACGTCCCAAATAAACATTGGAAACAGGGGTGTgcagcaaatttgccgaatttgccgtttgacaatacaattttggccaaaactATTGATGTTGTCCCTAAAAATTTAGTGTACAAAtggcacaaaattgagttatttcgATGCTTAAGCTGACACACTACACGGAACTCCTGCAGAAACCagatttttgttcagaattcagtagttttggtgctcaaaaaagatcaaatagtatcaaatttttctgagtttgttatgcacggcaaattttgagatttgccgcacacgccTAATTGGAAACTATCCAAACCTGGTACATGCTTACAGAGCATTGCCACAGTTGTGTTGCATGTGCTCAACGACAGCTCGCACTCCTATATAAGAGGAGTACAAAGAAATTGTGCCGGGTCTCCCCGGTTTACTATTAACATTTTATTAGAAACCATTCTTACTTGGTGCCTACTTACAGAAAGTGGCACCGGTTTTTGGCAGGTGTTATCTGCTAGCTCATCTGAAATTGACGAGACAATGACAGCTCGCACtcctataaaaaaattgtgtcggGTAAGCATTTATATGACTGGGGGTAGCAGGTGCGAACTACGCAAATGTCCATCGATGTACCATGTCGTAAATTATACTGGAGAGTATTTTGGCAAAGTAGTTATGATATTTTGTGGGCAGTCATTGtcacttgaaaacttttaactaCCATTAATGGTACAGCTTTGGAAAGTTTAAATAtcggtaattttcaaacagtgaTAACTTTGCAGTGACTAGTCCAATTCCCCAATGTTCAACTTACAAAACTTCAatcacatatttttaaattttttgtcagttgaaaactttttgatgaattttttaattttagaaatacaGTTCAAGGCTGTCCATATTGGTTTGCAAGAAAAGCCCATCAATATGGCCGTTAAacgcaaaaatgtcaaaaaatgttttctctcataaaattgaacaaattatggcaaattttcatttagacTTTGTATATCAATACTTTATTCTGTCTTTTGAGGCACAAAAAACTCCACATACAAtacctttaaaataaaataaaaagtaatcCTATAGTACCCCGGTCAATAAACTAATTAGAAACATTTATGCTTGATATAGCAACCGTCTGCGGTTGAACAGTTGCCGATTTTAGGCCGAgaatggtttttaaaaaacgtttgaacGAAGAGAACGCGGCAGTCACATTCCGTTTGTTACATCCCAGGTAAGACAGTTCAATTACCAATGGAATAGTTATCTCTTCAATTCCCGTTTCCTCGCTcgtcaattttacaaaattattgtAGTTGAAATACTTGTACATAATGATTATTGGAAGTGTCATCTGAAAACGGAACACTGTATTTATTACGaaatactaaaaataaattaaaaataaacttacagatttaaatataaaaaccaCAACTGTCTGCCAGAAGATGTACCTTTGTGGGTGATTCTGCTGGTACGAGGCCAGATGGGAATGCTTTCGGATATTAATCATTATTGGAATGTATAGTAGGACAGATAAAAAGATGAGAACATGGAAGCTATAGAAAGGCACCTGGAATACTTTTTCCAGTTtgttttaaatagaaaatgttaaaaactcaCGTAAGGAATATAATTAATCCATTCCCATCCAGTCAGTTCCAATTCGACAACTGGATCCTCATTAATCacttccattaaaaaaaagaaaaagttcttGATGATTAGGATAACATACAAATACGCTAGGATTTTGTAAATATGGGTATTCGCTACAGTTATAGGTTTTTCGGTAGACGGGAAGAAATATACGAGGAATCTTACGATAGGCGATATTATCAAAAAGAAATCTAATACAGCGTTGTTCACACGAAGTAAGAGCAGACAAAATTCATAAGCAAAAAGTGAAACATAggaatatctggaaaaaaaggttGGAACCGAAGATCTTGATGCCCCGTGGCACACTAACATTGTTTCACTCATATTTGGTAACACGGCAAACACTTGAaaagatataaaaaaaatatatttggcTACTACAACAAACAACGTGAATATCACCATTTTGTAAAAGACATTGGTGATTGGAAATATCAAAAcctaaaattagaattttttacaagtttttcgAATGATCTTAACTCTTAAACTACAAAGCAATGtgatttcgttttttaaaactctctTTTGgatcataaattttcagttttagtcATGTTCTAATTGAAAATCAGCACCGAAAAACGTTTTATCATAATGTTCaagggcttaggcttaggcttaagcttaggctcaggcttcaGCTTAGGCTTACTAGGGAACCATCAGAAGGTGTCCATCGAACTTGCATATGAAACCTATGCTATTCAATAGCccatgtcttaaaacggttactcgtgaatttttagcggcaaaactccagaaccaagctcatGGCGAGCTCTTAAAGATCCTAAAATAGCATTGTAACGAAGCACTGTAACGCTCAGATAAATCGAACCACGCAGGCAACGCGTACAAACCACGCTCAAGAATGCCAGTCCCTGCGCGGTTTCAACGCGTTGCCTGCGTGGTTTGAAGGCGACGCCTGCGTGGTCTTGCAGCAATGGCAGTTCGCAGCCCGCTCCTTCCCCTTCCTATCGTTTAACCATCTAAAACGCAAATTacgatttgtttttcaaaaatattgtttattcataaactagaaaacaaaaaataccaaaaaaagttacagtcGAATATTTAGGAAATTAACGGGTTTAGAAGAAATTTAAGAATCTTGGGGAAGGATGGGCGTTAATATACAAAATAGAAAGGAGAAGCAataaattagataaaaataaaaag of Caenorhabditis elegans chromosome II contains these proteins:
- the Y57G7A.3 gene encoding uncharacterized protein (Confirmed by transcript evidence), which gives rise to MFSFTTIFKSISLYFGPFFLLIVSIAQCQSKKKFRDDERADLVPQNAPVCPNPIKKSSTQTCPTAQTPPAKTPIERSRHEAEDTLANVKSLPPEESDDADEPKMAKKK
- the srz-64 gene encoding Serpentine Receptor, class Z (Partially confirmed by transcript evidence); amino-acid sequence: MCDIYIENSFDDYFNIEDCSAVYDIYDRILSIVLIPMYLLYILLLPFYIYVNRINRRRDENVLIFPITNVFYKMVIFTLFVVVAKYIFFISFQVFAVLPNMSETIYSYVSLFAYEFCLLLLRVNNAVLDFFLIISPIVRFLVYFFPSTEKPITVANTHIYKILAYLYVILIIKNFFFFLMEVINEDPVVELELTGWEWINYIPYVPFYSFHVLIFLSVLLYIPIMINIRKHSHLASYQQNHPQRYIFWQTVVVFIFKSMTLPIIIMYKYFNYNNFVKLTSEETGIEEITIPLVIELSYLGCNKRNVTAAFSSFKRFLKTILGLKSATVQPQTVAISSINVSN
- the Y57G7A.3 gene encoding uncharacterized protein (Confirmed by transcript evidence), with protein sequence MFSFTTIFKSISLYFGPFFLLIVSIAQCQSKKKFRDDERSPKMRQFAQTLLRNRPRRLARLHRPRRQKLQLKGADMKLKTLLQM
- the Y57G7A.6 gene encoding uncharacterized protein (Confirmed by transcript evidence), which translates into the protein MRIKSIISMIILLKIAIFGIVTTFVECDNFNVNNVESLDHSSRRQFARAVSSHNNEDPATLFKKLPAVARLITAIAIINGFSDGSIPADPVIAELLNIDTASLQQLEKFNKTSVDKFMESLGSAVIDSHPDTLKVEQAILDMSEVKMAWKNIGSLSNIPANDTLHSLLTIGSWDISGLKSFDLKSTLDMMVSESSTVSDVKKQLADLSSSVKKLAFLNTMKPIIELLEKWKPIKPFADIMELYLGAGALWYPPPKPKFTENAEAVNNISLYADKLNIFVMKEVVGSPYSQIIRNVTAGFANGISDIGMLTSDSKDQWLERLLKPSFPLSGVRTLTKHASEMKKLDDLWKPVTTESHFYTMRQVTELQQHLGNLLPQNGIETSLTTLKTCPSESFNAQLATNLKNGAVHALLLLKQVKALESISSVVNSKDFQKYSNSTNSSDIKIMGRLLLPLTQKFKLIQDSGSLQEHADGAQGLMNFRKASIQTLIDHLDCFKDNTTDMDKIASTARSAKILRKLTSDKAFANNFNDVSSAVSKSLPLLGPLRKMAEAYKNDSSSEISELKKLKVLQDLSKPFGDAVGALISIKKASSGADFETFVKNGEAAQKNVKSSGTPNQKIHFESQFGDFEETTQQIEMFLFDVNSWEKSIAVKKNSNLSAYGQMFADLAIFNSIDLKFEERLAATEGFDDTQIVTEFRESLLKLSKLDLEFSRYKSALTIMPDVLNSVGAGFKGKKLDLPVSGGGVNNVSTSTQFAIVGDPNSALKYTVTILIIGAVLGTIAFLWCWRDQNCIYHKLRRHYFKPNHNMKTAREVDPNSQKPVASQSEPETERFVKRRAQTLVKTQPKPVSKAEKIATKPKESVKVSPKDAKTNTESEETKAVEKKSELKVQAK